A region from the Manihot esculenta cultivar AM560-2 chromosome 13, M.esculenta_v8, whole genome shotgun sequence genome encodes:
- the LOC110629742 gene encoding trans-resveratrol di-O-methyltransferase has protein sequence MELVGGETVDELLEAQTHIWNNTFHIFKSMALKCAVQLGIPDAVNSHGKAMTLSELLAALPVHPTKTHHLYRLMRLLVHMGFFTLQKTADQEGYLLTPASRLLLKDNPLSTSSFVLIALDQVLLETYNCMSTWFQKDEPNPFVTVFGEPVWEYASHEARVNNLFNGAMANDSSLIGKAVVVKCKEVFQGLNSLVDVAGGTGNMAKAISDAFPDLKCTVLDLPHVVTDLEGNKNLNFLAGDMFKAVPPADAILLKWILHDWPDEECVKLLKNCKEAVRKNENEQQTGKVIIIDMVMENQAWNRTEVDDKITEAQLLLDMEMMCCVIGKERNEKEWAKLFFDAGFSNYKINHVLGSRALIEVYP, from the exons ATGGAGTTGGTCGGCGGAGAAACCGTAGATGAGCTACTTGAGGCTCAAACTCATATATGGAATAATACATTCCACATTTTCAAGTCCATGGCTCTAAAATGTGCAGTTCAACTAGGCATACCAGATGCTGTTAACAGCCATGGCAAAGCCATGACTCTTTCTGAGCTACTTGCTGCTCTACCAGTCCACCCCACTAAAACACACCATCTCTATCGTCTTATGCGTCTTCTTGTTCACATGGGTTTCTTTACTTTGCAGAAAACTGCTGATCAAGAAGGCTATTTGCTTACCCCAGCCTCTCGTCTTCTCCTAAAGGACAACCCTTTAAGCACCAGCTCCTTTGTATTGATAGCGCTTGATCAAGTTCTCTTAGAAACATATAATTGCATGAGCACTTGGTTCCAAAAGGATGAGCCCAATCCATTTGTGACAGTGTTTGGAGAGCCAGTTTGGGAATATGCAAGCCATGAAGCTAGAGTGAATAATTTGTTTAATGGAGCCATGGCTAATGATAGCTCCCTGATTGGCAAGGCAGTGGTTGTCAAGTGTAAGGAGGTATTTCAGGGGCTGAATTCACTGGTAGATGTTGCAGGTGGCACTGGGAATATGGCCAAGGCTATTTCTGATGCATTCCCGGACTTGAAATGTACTGTGTTGGATCTCCCTCATGTTGTTACTGATTTGGAAGGCAATAAGAACCTCAATTTTCTTGCAGGAGACATGTTCAAGGCTGTTCCTCCTGCAGATGCAATTTTACTGAAG TGGATATTACACGACTGGCCAGATGAAGAATGTGTGAAGCTACTCAAGAATTGCAAAGAGGCAGTTAGAAAAAATGAGAATGAACAGCAGACAGGGAAAGTCATAATCATTGACATGGTGATGGAAAACCAAGCATGGAATAGGACTGAAGTTGATGATAAGATTACTGAAGCACAGCTATTGCTTGACATGGAAATGATGTGTTGTGTCATTGGTAAAGAGAGAAATGAAAAAGAGTGGGCAAAGCTCTTTTTTGATGCTGGATTTAGCAATTATAAGATAAATCATGTGTTAGGCTCCAGAGCTCTCATTGAGGTTTAtccttaa